Genomic DNA from Geothermobacter hydrogeniphilus:
TCCGGCGCTGGAGAAGCTGGTCGCCGGATTCGATGGCGAGGAGCAGCCGTATCTCGACCTGCTGCAGGCGCTGCGGAGCTTTCTCAATCTTCCCCTTGCGACCGAGGGATCGGCCGCGGGGCCGGAGAAGGAGTGTGACTCATGATGGATCTGATTCTGTTCGGCATCTTCCCCTATGTCGCCGTCGCCCTGGCGGTGGCCGTCGGCATCTATCGTTACACCATTGATCGTTATTCCTGGTCGTCCCAGTCATCCCAGTTCCTGGAGAAGAAGGCGCTGTTCTGGGGTTCGGTTCCCTGGCATTACGCCATCCTGCTGATCCTGCTGGCCCATTTCCTCGCTTTCCTGGTGCCGGGCGCCTGGGATGCGCTGCTCGGGGCGCCGTTACGGCTGTTGCTGCTGGAGGCGACCGGCATGGCGCTGGGGATCTGTACCCTGCTGGCGCTGCTGCTGCTGATTGTCCGCCGGGCCGGCAACGCCCGCCTTTGTGTGGTGACCAGCAGGGTCGACTGGTTGCTGCTGATTCTGCTGCTGCTGCAGGTCGCGACCGGCGTCATCATCGCCACCACCCTGCGCTGGGGAGGTCTCTGGTACGCGCACACCATTTCACCCTGGCTCTGGTCGCTGCTGACTCTGCGGCCGGACATCCAGTACCTGGCGGTGATGCCGGCGGTGGTCAAGCTGCACGCCTTCAACGGGTTCCTGCTGCTGGCGGTTTTCCCCTTCTCGCGCCTGGTGCATGTGGTCAGCGTCCCCTTCACCTACCTCAGCCGTCCCTACCAGGTGGTGGTCTGGCATCGCCGGCGCGCGCGGCAGGGGTGATGAGTTGGGCAGAGAGTTGTTTGACAAGGTCTTTTTTTCCGCTGATATCAGACTGAAAAGGTTTCTTTTATGATGGAGCAAAAGGCAACAGCCACTTCTCACAAGGTCCTGTTTCTCAATACCTTGGCCTTCACGGTTTGCTTCGCCGCCTGGATGTTCAACGGGGTGCTGGTCACCTTTCTGGCCGACAACCAGGTTTTCGACTGGGGACCGGTCGAAATCGGCTGGCTGATGGGGATTCCGGTGTTGACCGGTTCGATTTTTCGTCTGCCGGCCGGAATGCTGACCGACAAATTCGGCGGCAAGCCGGTCTACGGTACCCTGCTGTTTCTCTGCGCCATCCCGATGTTCCTGCTCTCGAAAGCCGACAGTTTCACCACCTTTGCCCTGTGCAGCTTCGGTTTCGGTCTGGCCGGGGTCAGCTTCTCCATCGGCATCGCCTTCTCCTCGGTCTGGTACCCGCGCGAGCGCCAGGGAACGGCCCTGGGGATCTTCGGCGCCGGCAACGCCGGCGCGGCTCTGACCACCATGTTTGCCCCGACCATCCTCAACCGGCTGACCGACAACGGCGCCAATCTCGACGCCTGGCGGCAGTTGCCGATCTATTACGCCATCATGCTGGCGGCGATGGGAGTGGTTTTCTTCATCTTCTCCGAGAACAAGAAACCGGCCTCCTCGACCAAGACCTTTACCCAGATGCTGACCCCGCTGAAGAATGTCCGGGTCTGGCGCTTCGGGCTCTACTACTTCCTGGTGTTCGGCTGCTTCGTGGCTTTCTCGCAGTGGCTGGTTCCCTACTTCGTCAACGTCTACTACCTGCCGCTGGTGACCGCCGGCCTGTTCGCCTCGGCCTTCAGTCTCCCGTCCGGGGTGATTCGTGCCCTGGGCGGCTGGCTCTCCGACCTGTTCGGCGGCCGCACGGTGATGTACTGGGTACTCGGTGCCTCAGTGGTGATCAGCTTCCTGGTGATCGTGCCGAAGATGGAGATCTATTCACCGGGGCGCGGGGTGATGGCCAAGCGGGCCGGGGTGGTGACCGCGGTCAACCCCGAGTCGATTGCGGTCGACGGCAAGAGCTACAAACTGAAGCTCAAGCCGCAGAACCTGGAAACCTTCGATGACCAGATGCTGATCCTGCCGACCAAGCAGGCCTGGCACGAGCCGGTGGTCGAGGTCGGCCAGCAGGTCAGGAAGAAGGAGTTGCTGGCCAAGGGGGTGACGCGGATCTTCTTCCAGGCCAATGTCTGGATTTTCGCCATCCTGATCATCATGCTCGGCAGTATCTGGGGGATCGGCAAGGCGGCGGTCTACAAGCTGATTCCCGATTATTTCCCTGACGAGGTCGGTGTTGTCGGCGGCATGGTCGGGGTGCTGGGGGGGCTGGGCGGCTTCTTTTGCCCGATTATTTTCGGTTACCTGCTGGAATGGACCGGGCTGTGGACCAGTTGCTGGATTTTCATGTGCGCCCTGTCGCTGGTCTGTCTGCTCTGGCTGCATCTCACGGTGCAGAAACTGATGCGCGAAAAACACCCTGAAGATATGCAGAAAATCGAACAGGACAAACAAACCATTATCGAAGAAGCTCTCAAGGAGTAAGGACCATGCCTATCAACCTGGACAAGTGGGACGTCGAGGACGAGCAGTTCTGGAATTCCCAAGGCAAGAAGATCGCCACCCGCAACCTGTGGATCTCGATTCCCAGCCTGCTCTGCGGCTTTGCCGTCTGGCTCTACTGGGGGATCATCACCGTACAGATGATCAACCTCGGCTATCCGTTCAGTCAGTCGCAGCTGTTCACCCTGTCGGCGATCGCCGGCCTGACCGGCGCCACCCTGCGGATTCCGAGCTCCTTCCTGATCCGCATCGCCGGCGGCCGCAACACCATTTTTCTGACCACGGCGATGTTGATGATCCCGGCGATCGGTACCGGGCTGGCCCTGCAGAACCGGGCCACGCCGATTGAGGTCTACTACCTGCTCGCCCTCTTCTCCGGCATCGGCGGCGGCAACTTCGCCTCCTCGATGTCGAACATCAGTTTCTTCTTTCCCAAGCGGGTGCAGGGGACTTCGCTCGGACTGAACGCCGGGCTGGGCAACTTCGGTGTCACCACCATGCAGATCGTGATTCCGCTGGTGATGACCTTCGGCCTGTTCGGCGGTGAGCCGCAGACCCTGATCAATACCAGCGGCACCCTGATCGGCAAGATCCCGGCCGGCACCGAGACCTTCATCCACAATGCTGGTTTCGTCTGGTTGCTGCTGCTGGTGCCGCTCGCCTTCGCCGGCTTCTTCGGCATGAACAACATCACCACCGAAACCGTATCGCCGAACCTGGCATCGACGCCGAAATGCTTCGCCATGATCCTCGGGCTGCTGGCGATCGCCTTCGTCACCTCGATCGCCGGTCTCTACCTGCTGCTGCCGCCGCCGGTCGGTTTGGGGCTGCTGAGCAAGTGGATCGTGCTGCCGCTGGTGATCGCCGCCACGGTTTACGGAATGAAATTTCTGACCACCGGCGGTCTGCGTGAAAATCTCAACCGCCAGTACCGGATTTTCAACAACAAGCACACCTGGGCGATGACCATCATCTACACCATGACCTTCGGTTCCTTCATCGGCTACTCGGCGGCCTTCGCCCTGTCGATCAAGGTTATCTTCGGCTTTTCCCATATCATGGTCGACGGGGTGATGACCCACAACACGATCAATCCGAATGGCCCCAGCGCGTTGATGTTTGCCTGGATGGGACCCTTCATCGGCGCCCTGATCCGCCCGGTCGGCGGCAAGATCGCCGACAAGCTCGGTGGCGCCATCGTCACCCAGTGGGTTTCGATCGTGATGGTCATCTCGGCCCTGGGCTGCGCCTACTTCATGAAGGCCGCCTACGCCTCGGCGACCCCGGAAGACTACTTCATTCCGTTCCTGGTGCTGTTCATCGTGCTGTTCACCGCCACCGGGGTCGGCAACGGTTCGACCTTCCGCTCCATCGCGGTGATCTTCGACAGCGAACAGGCCGGTCCGGTGCTCGGCTGGACCTCGGCGGTCGCCGCCTACGGCGCCTTCATCATCCCCAAGGTGTTCGGTGAGCAGATCAAGGCCACCACGCCGGAAAACGCACTTTACGGCTTCGCGATCTTCTATTTCGTCTGCCTGGTGATCAACTGGTGGTTCTATACCCGCAAAAACGCCTATATCCAGAACCCGTAACGGAACTCACAGCTATGGAGCAGATCCTATGACCGATTTTGAGACCGGCAAACTCTGCGAACGGATTGTCAACCAGGCCCCGGACGCAATCCTGTTCGCCGACAACCGGGGTATCATCCGTCTCTGGAACCAGGGGGCGGAGCGGATTTTCGGCTGGCCGGCCGCCGAAGCTTTGGGTCAGCCCCTTGACCTGATCATTCCCGAGAAGCTGCGTGGCCGACACGGGGAGGGTTTCGCCAGGGTGATGGCGAGTGGTATATCGAAATACGGCACCGACCTGCTGTCGGTGCCCGCGACCCACAAGGACGGTCACCGGCTGTCGGTCGACTTCTGCATCGTCATGCTCAAGGATGATCAGGGGCGGGTCGAAGGAGTCGCGGCGATCATGCGCGACATGAGCGCTCAGCGGCAGAAGGAGAAGGCGCTCAAGGAACGGGTTGCCGAGCTGGAGGAACGCTGAGAGCGACGGCGATGGGTCGGGCCCCGGGGTGATTCCGCGGGGCGTGACTCATCGTGTCTGGTTGTTTACCCTTATACAGATCTCTTCCACCACCTCTTCCAGGTTCTTCCCCCCCTCATCGATGGTGATTTTGGCCCAGCGCCGGTAACGCGGCAGCCGTTCGGCATAGAGTTCGGCAAGACTGCTGCCGGGATCGATGACCAGCCCGCGGCTTTCCATGTCGTGCAGGCGCTGCTCCAGTTCGTCCAGCGGGACATCGAGAAAGATGATGGTGCCGATGGCGGCCAGGTGGCACATCGCCGCCTCGCTGTAGATTGCCGAACCGCCGGTGGCGACCACCGCGTTGCAGGCGTTGAATTCCAGCAGTACCCGCTCTTCCAGGTGTCGGAAGGCGGTCAGTCCCTTACAATCAATAGTTTCCTGCAGCAGTCTGCCGGTGCGCATCTGGATCAGCAGGTCGGTATCGACGAAGCTGAATCCGAGACGCTTGGCCAGTATGACGCCGACGGTGCTTTTGCCGGCGC
This window encodes:
- the narI gene encoding respiratory nitrate reductase subunit gamma; amino-acid sequence: MMDLILFGIFPYVAVALAVAVGIYRYTIDRYSWSSQSSQFLEKKALFWGSVPWHYAILLILLAHFLAFLVPGAWDALLGAPLRLLLLEATGMALGICTLLALLLLIVRRAGNARLCVVTSRVDWLLLILLLLQVATGVIIATTLRWGGLWYAHTISPWLWSLLTLRPDIQYLAVMPAVVKLHAFNGFLLLAVFPFSRLVHVVSVPFTYLSRPYQVVVWHRRRARQG
- a CDS encoding MFS transporter, yielding MMEQKATATSHKVLFLNTLAFTVCFAAWMFNGVLVTFLADNQVFDWGPVEIGWLMGIPVLTGSIFRLPAGMLTDKFGGKPVYGTLLFLCAIPMFLLSKADSFTTFALCSFGFGLAGVSFSIGIAFSSVWYPRERQGTALGIFGAGNAGAALTTMFAPTILNRLTDNGANLDAWRQLPIYYAIMLAAMGVVFFIFSENKKPASSTKTFTQMLTPLKNVRVWRFGLYYFLVFGCFVAFSQWLVPYFVNVYYLPLVTAGLFASAFSLPSGVIRALGGWLSDLFGGRTVMYWVLGASVVISFLVIVPKMEIYSPGRGVMAKRAGVVTAVNPESIAVDGKSYKLKLKPQNLETFDDQMLILPTKQAWHEPVVEVGQQVRKKELLAKGVTRIFFQANVWIFAILIIMLGSIWGIGKAAVYKLIPDYFPDEVGVVGGMVGVLGGLGGFFCPIIFGYLLEWTGLWTSCWIFMCALSLVCLLWLHLTVQKLMREKHPEDMQKIEQDKQTIIEEALKE
- a CDS encoding antiporter, translated to MPINLDKWDVEDEQFWNSQGKKIATRNLWISIPSLLCGFAVWLYWGIITVQMINLGYPFSQSQLFTLSAIAGLTGATLRIPSSFLIRIAGGRNTIFLTTAMLMIPAIGTGLALQNRATPIEVYYLLALFSGIGGGNFASSMSNISFFFPKRVQGTSLGLNAGLGNFGVTTMQIVIPLVMTFGLFGGEPQTLINTSGTLIGKIPAGTETFIHNAGFVWLLLLVPLAFAGFFGMNNITTETVSPNLASTPKCFAMILGLLAIAFVTSIAGLYLLLPPPVGLGLLSKWIVLPLVIAATVYGMKFLTTGGLRENLNRQYRIFNNKHTWAMTIIYTMTFGSFIGYSAAFALSIKVIFGFSHIMVDGVMTHNTINPNGPSALMFAWMGPFIGALIRPVGGKIADKLGGAIVTQWVSIVMVISALGCAYFMKAAYASATPEDYFIPFLVLFIVLFTATGVGNGSTFRSIAVIFDSEQAGPVLGWTSAVAAYGAFIIPKVFGEQIKATTPENALYGFAIFYFVCLVINWWFYTRKNAYIQNP
- a CDS encoding PAS domain-containing protein: MTDFETGKLCERIVNQAPDAILFADNRGIIRLWNQGAERIFGWPAAEALGQPLDLIIPEKLRGRHGEGFARVMASGISKYGTDLLSVPATHKDGHRLSVDFCIVMLKDDQGRVEGVAAIMRDMSAQRQKEKALKERVAELEER
- a CDS encoding shikimate kinase; its protein translation is MNHERSNLILTGMPGAGKSTVGVILAKRLGFSFVDTDLLIQMRTGRLLQETIDCKGLTAFRHLEERVLLEFNACNAVVATGGSAIYSEAAMCHLAAIGTIIFLDVPLDELEQRLHDMESRGLVIDPGSSLAELYAERLPRYRRWAKITIDEGGKNLEEVVEEICIRVNNQTR